One window of Papaver somniferum cultivar HN1 chromosome 9, ASM357369v1, whole genome shotgun sequence genomic DNA carries:
- the LOC113313000 gene encoding uncharacterized protein LOC113313000 gives MRGALRRILKSRLDDEDDIETNVVAVATLLETQRRHEIRQPVPNEVKTRQRVHRKRVDADARMMHQYFKFNCTYGPKKFKGRFALPRPLFLRILEQVCEFDHDLNQQTDVCSIPGHSPYMKMVAVMKHFAKGIAPDSLDDYTQMGATTIYHYAMKFMDAIIWIYNGRYMRQPTAQDTERILAENESRGFPGMLGSVDCFHWAWRADEYQILQLLGVAPPCHYQINGKNYDQGYYLGDGAYPMYGCIVQGYKPASNIREGLFNQYQEAKRKDIKRAFGGLKGKFGIILKPCRYYKKSDTKAIMRGCLIMHNMCVEVEYRNADWVRIMGDEPQPPIQGNVRLPPHILYNSAIWAQLRLELTTHIWNRHGECLRDGDIPNMHIDDALPEVHESITDVDTDEDQYDPQGDGAFYENGE, from the exons ATGCGGGGAGCTttgagaagaattttgaaaagtcgtctggatgatgaagatgatattgaGACGAATGTTGTAGCAGTGGCTACACTTTTGGAGACGCAGAGGAGGCACGAAATACGTCAACCCGTCCCGAATGAAGTCAAGACACGTCAGAGGGTGCACAGAAAACGTGTAGATGCGGATGCTCGTATGATGCATCAGTACTTCAAATTCAATTGTACGTATGGGCCAAAGAAGTTCAAAGGTCGGTTTGCTTTGCCTCGTCCACTTTTTCTGAGAATTTTAGAGCAAGTTTGTGAATTTGACCATGATTTAAACCAACAAACGGATGTTTGCAGTATTCCTGGTCATTCTccatatatgaaaatggttgccgTCATGAAACATTTTGCCAAAGGCATTGCACCGGATTCCTTAGATGATTACACACAAATGGGAGCCACCACTATTTACCATTATGCTATGAAGTTTATGGATGCAATTATTTGGATTTATAATGGTCGATACATGCGTCAACCTACCGCTCAAGATACGGAAAGGATTTTAGCAGAAAATGAATCTCGGGGATTTCCTGGTATGCTTGGTAGTGTCGATTGTTTTCACTGGGCATGGAGAGCTGATGAgtaccaaatatt ACAACTTCTTGGTGTAGCACCTCCTTGTCATTATCAAATCAATGGAAAGAATTACGACCAGGGGTACTACCTAGGAGATGGTGCATATCCCATGTATGGTTGCATCGTGCAAGGATACAAACCCGCCTCAAACATTAGAGAAGGTCTTTTCAATCAATATCAAGAAGCTAAAAGAAAGGACATAAAACGTGCATTTGGTGGTTTAAAAGGTAAGTTTGGCATTATATTGAAACCTTGTCGTTATTATAAAAAATCTGACACGAAGGCAATTATGAGGGGGTGCTTGATAATGCACAACATGTGTGTTGAGGTGGAATATCGCAATGCGGATTGGGTGAGGATCATGGGAGATGAACCTCAACCGCCAATTCAAGGAAACGTAAGGCTACCTCCTCATATATTGTACAACTCTGCGATTTGGGCACAACTTCGCTTGGAACTCACTACACACATATGGAACCGACACGGAGAATGTCTGAGAGATGGTGATATTCCAAACATGCATATTGATGATGCCTTGCCGGAAGTTCATGAGAGTATAACCGACGTGGACACCGATGAAGATCAATATGACCCTCAAGGAGATGGTGCATTTTATGAGAATGGAGAGTAA
- the LOC113313001 gene encoding uncharacterized protein LOC113313001 translates to MTQFSTIEEEALIYGWVIASNDSIHEKDQKGAIFWRKIMEEYNKRKGPNGVERDRKALRTKCYTLRAEVKKYISYIRPYFRSRPTGMTEEDYYRRGRENYVAATKKQWTHESIFQILKTYQPNYNPVVNNDDGVGTSTQPSQHTQATEENEVDNLDEEFQNMARFGSSSSTHNSETSDISKRRHYFEQTDDVRSEGRDQEKKRAHEEYLKKDMENSSILAQTQQRESDMKILRQPLDELQ, encoded by the exons ATGACACAGTTTAGTACAATAGAAGAAGAGGCACTAATTTATGGTTGGGTCATAGCAAGCAACGATTCGATTCATGAAAAAGATCAAAAAGGTGCAATATTTTGGAGAAAGATAATGGAAGAATACAATAAAAGAAAAGGTCCCAATGGTGTCGAAAGAGATAGAAAGGCATTACGAACAAAGTGTTACACATTGAGAGCCGAAGtgaaaaaatatatttcatatattaGACCCTACTTCCGAAGTAGACCTACGGGGATGACCGAGGAGGATTAT TATCGTCGTGGAAGAGAGAATTATGTAGCAGCGACTAAAAAACAATGGACGCACGAATCGATTTTTCAGATCCTGAAGACTTATCAACCAAATTACAATCCAGTggtgaataatgatgatggaGTCGGTACTTCTACTCAACCTAGTCAACATACTCAAGCTACTGAAGAAAATGAAGTTGATAATTTGGATGAAGAATTTCAAAATATGGCAAGGTTTGGTAGCTCTTCCTCTACTCATAATTCTGAAACCTCGGACATATCAAAGAGAAGGCATTATTTTGAACAAACAGATGACGTTAGAAGTGAAGGGAGAgatcaagaaaagaaaagggctc ATGAAGAGTATCTGAAGAAGGACATGGAAAACTCTTCAATTTTGGCACAAACGCAGCAAAGAGAATCGGACATGAAGATCCTACGTCAACCCTTGGATGAATTACAATAA